The window CTAAATATTTTAATAAAGGAGTAAATAATGTGGTTTAATCAATTAAAAACAATTGTATTTTTGGCTACCTTAACTGGAATGTTAATGCTGATAGGAGGTCTCTTTGGAGGAACACAGGGTGTTATCACTTCTTTTATAATGGCTTTGTTTATGAATGGCATTTCTTATTTTTATTCAGATAAAATAGTGCTTAATATGTACAGAGCAAAAGTACTGGATAAGTCTAGATACGGTTTTATTTATGATATGGTACAAGATATTGCCAATAAAGCAAATATACCTATGCCTAAGCTTTGGTTAGTAGATACTCCAATGGCTAATGCTTTTGCAACAGGTCGCGATCCTAAAAACGCTTCAGTTGCTGTTACAAGTGGTATTTTAGGTTTATTGGATCAAAGAGAGTTAAGGGGTGTACTTGCTCATGAGATTTCTCATATACAAAATAGAGATATTTTAATCGGAACAATTGCAGCAACTATAGCAGGAGCTATAGGCTTTTTAGCAAATATGGCTCAAAGAATGGCTTTTTGGTCAAGTATGAGTAATAACGATAGAGATAGAAGAAATAATCCGAGTGTTATTTCTTTATTCTTAGTTTCTATTTTAATGCCTATAGCAGCTACATTAGTAAGACTTGCTATATCAAGATCAAGAGAGTATTTAGCAGATGAACATGGAGCTGAACTTTCTCATGATCCATTGGCGTTAGCATCAGCGCTTGAAAAGCTTAATGCTCATATTGCAGATGCTCATCTTAAAGAAAATAATGGAATGCAAGTAGCAACTAGTCATTTATTTATTGTATATCCTTTTCTTCCCAAGGGTTTTACTGCACTTTTTTCAACGCATCCATCTTTACAAAAGAGAGTTGCACATTTGAGAAAAATATATCAGGATATGCAAATAGGTGACCAAAGATAAGGGGTGACTTATGAACCAAGGACCATTTGATAATGATAACCAATTTGTTGTTTCATTGGAACTTTTACAGTTATTGAGATGGTTGCTGGAGTTTGAGCAAGAACCATTGAAAAAATTAGTTCAAAGAGCTATAAATAACGGTTTTCAAGATAAAAATAATAAGAGAAATTTAGTATTTGATTTTGAATCTTCTGAAGAATTACAGCAGGCTATATTAGATTTTTTTATTATGCTGGAAACTTTGCTTTATGAATCTATGGATGAAAATGAAGTAAAAAAGGTATGCCAAAAAGATTTAATACCAGCAATTAATAATATAGATTCCAGAATATATGGAAATAATATATTAGATGCTAGTGTAGCTAAAGCTAAAGCAGCTTTTGAACATAATTCTACTGCTAAAGCAAAAGATAATGTTAAAGCAGTTTTTTGTAAAGAGTTATTAAAACGTTGGAAACCATCAAAAAAAACAATAGTAAATTAGTAACTAGCTAATAAAGAGCTTGAAAGATTATAATCTTTCAAGCTCTTTTTATTTTGCTGTATTTTTAATTAAAGATAAATAAACTTAAATTTATATTGACAGTTATAAAATAAAAAATGTATATTTTATTTGTTATAAAATATATGGAGGTTTATTGTGAACAAGTTGAATTTTATTTTATCTGTCTTTTATTTATTTATGTTTAGCTCTTTTGTTTATTCTAAGAATCTTAATAAATTAATTGATATTTCTTATAATTGCAGTAACTTATCAGATGAATTAATATGTTCATTTGATAGCAATGCTACGTTAATGTTTTATAAAGAACAGATTTTAAAAGATAAAAATATGAAAGAAATTACTTTTTTTATTCCGTTAGGGTTATTAAGTAATAATACAGATAAAGTTTTAAGTTCTTTAAATAAATTGGATAATAATTATAACATTAAGCTTGAAAGA of the Candidatus Babela massiliensis genome contains:
- a CDS encoding zinc metalloprotease HtpX, translated to MWFNQLKTIVFLATLTGMLMLIGGLFGGTQGVITSFIMALFMNGISYFYSDKIVLNMYRAKVLDKSRYGFIYDMVQDIANKANIPMPKLWLVDTPMANAFATGRDPKNASVAVTSGILGLLDQRELRGVLAHEISHIQNRDILIGTIAATIAGAIGFLANMAQRMAFWSSMSNNDRDRRNNPSVISLFLVSILMPIAATLVRLAISRSREYLADEHGAELSHDPLALASALEKLNAHIADAHLKENNGMQVATSHLFIVYPFLPKGFTALFSTHPSLQKRVAHLRKIYQDMQIGDQR